In a single window of the Pirellulales bacterium genome:
- a CDS encoding TetR/AcrR family transcriptional regulator produces MPHLAGHLHWVHPPRQSRSQETLERLLDAAESVLTEKGFVEASVAEIAARAKSSVGAFYSRFQDKHTLLRCLHERFVEDAIATADAALDPALWEEQNIGEILGEVIPFLVRIYEERRSLISAFIVQCTRDPSYVESGGRLQRHLSHRLRQLLLARRHELTHPDPELAVDFGLRLVMHMLDISAMYAPKSLTEYELSGPELARELCRAYLGYLGVERTL; encoded by the coding sequence ATGCCTCATCTGGCTGGGCATTTGCACTGGGTTCATCCTCCGCGCCAATCGCGGAGCCAGGAAACGCTTGAGCGATTGCTCGATGCGGCTGAGTCCGTTTTGACCGAGAAGGGTTTTGTCGAAGCAAGCGTGGCGGAGATTGCGGCGCGCGCCAAAAGCTCGGTGGGGGCGTTCTATTCGCGTTTTCAAGACAAACACACGCTGCTGCGCTGTCTTCACGAGCGCTTTGTGGAAGACGCCATCGCCACCGCCGATGCGGCGCTCGATCCCGCATTGTGGGAGGAGCAGAACATTGGCGAGATATTGGGCGAGGTCATTCCGTTCTTGGTGCGGATTTACGAAGAACGCCGCAGTTTGATCAGCGCCTTTATCGTGCAGTGCACGCGCGACCCGAGCTATGTGGAATCGGGGGGGCGATTGCAGCGTCACCTTTCGCACCGTTTGCGACAATTGCTACTGGCGCGGCGCCACGAACTGACGCATCCCGATCCGGAGCTAGCCGTTGATTTCGGGCTGAGGTTGGTCATGCACATGCTCGACATCAGTGCGATGTATGCGCCGAAGAGTTTGACCGAATACGAGTTGAGTGGTCCGGAATTGGCGCGTGAGCTGTGCCGCGCGTACCTGGGCTACCTTGGGGTGGAACGCACGCTTTAA
- a CDS encoding redoxin domain-containing protein — translation MRRAATVAALGFVAALGLGCLTLAGENSLGRKIDGFQLDDYRGKEHSLAEYRDKQAVVLAFVGTECPLAKLYGPRLAELAKEFESRGAAFLAIDSNRQDSITEIAAYARTHGIEFPVLKDMNNKVADLVGATRTPEVFVLDKSGTVRYQGRIDDQYGLTIGSNYAKPKLEHRDLAMALDELLSGKEVAAPYREATGCLIGRMREPDAKSAVTYSNQIARILQNRCVECHRQGQIAPFALTSYDEVVGWADMMAEVVRDGRMPPWHASPKYGKFKNDRHMSDEEKALIDQWLAAGAPEGDPSDLPAPREYSEEWMMPEPDLVVYMDDEPYTVPAEGVVEYQYFTVDPGFTEDKWVSASECKPGSRSVVHHIFVFVQPPGADGEEAMGGEELEKQREERHRARQRGEGGIGLGSGSTKLICGTAPGVPPFVNPEGMCFFIPKGSKLIFQMHYTPNGSETLDRSCVGLKFADPKDVRAEIEMDMAINFAFQIPAGADNHPVESTHKFDRATEILSLTPHMHLRGKSFRYDLVYADGTRKTLMEVPRYDFNWQITYQLAEPVLAPAGSRLECLAHFDNSEENLANPDPTKPVRWGDQTWEEMMIGWFAKSADLDFDSMAPDKTRTAGFLKEAAGGKLKVSKRIGKVAARALDSDKTFGILYRLLGGLVPQVDRMDVSVTDGDTLRFLAVNQPPLVGSKVGGQEAEITGEKLALAEYARAKAPVVHNELSASLPQADLSTMARALRSSAHVPVTIDGRAAVVSFWSRERNAFPPEAMELLVQVAEQIGRQPSTEKTAALNGK, via the coding sequence ATGAGACGCGCGGCGACCGTGGCTGCACTGGGGTTTGTGGCTGCACTAGGATTGGGCTGTTTGACGCTGGCCGGCGAAAATTCGCTGGGGCGCAAGATCGATGGCTTCCAACTCGACGATTATCGCGGCAAAGAGCATTCGCTGGCGGAATATCGCGACAAACAGGCGGTAGTGCTCGCGTTTGTGGGAACGGAATGTCCGCTGGCCAAGCTCTACGGCCCACGATTGGCGGAATTGGCCAAGGAGTTTGAGTCGCGCGGCGCGGCGTTTTTGGCCATCGATTCCAACCGGCAAGACTCGATCACCGAGATTGCGGCGTACGCCCGCACGCACGGAATTGAGTTTCCGGTGCTGAAGGATATGAACAACAAGGTGGCCGACCTAGTGGGCGCGACGCGCACGCCGGAGGTGTTTGTGCTCGACAAGTCGGGCACAGTGCGCTATCAGGGACGGATTGACGATCAGTATGGTCTTACGATTGGTTCGAATTACGCCAAGCCCAAGCTGGAGCATCGCGATCTAGCGATGGCGCTCGATGAATTGCTATCGGGCAAGGAAGTGGCGGCGCCGTATCGCGAGGCGACCGGCTGCCTGATTGGCCGGATGCGAGAGCCGGACGCGAAGAGCGCGGTGACGTATTCGAACCAGATTGCGCGAATATTGCAGAACCGCTGCGTGGAGTGCCATCGCCAAGGCCAGATCGCGCCCTTTGCGCTGACCAGCTACGACGAGGTGGTGGGCTGGGCCGACATGATGGCCGAAGTGGTGCGCGATGGCCGCATGCCGCCGTGGCACGCCAGCCCCAAATACGGCAAGTTTAAAAACGATCGGCACATGAGCGACGAAGAGAAGGCGCTGATCGACCAGTGGTTGGCGGCCGGCGCCCCAGAAGGCGACCCGTCGGACTTGCCGGCGCCGCGTGAGTACAGCGAAGAGTGGATGATGCCGGAGCCCGATCTGGTGGTGTACATGGACGACGAGCCATACACCGTGCCGGCCGAAGGGGTGGTGGAGTACCAGTACTTTACCGTTGATCCAGGCTTCACCGAGGACAAGTGGGTGAGCGCGTCGGAATGCAAGCCGGGCAGTCGATCGGTGGTGCATCATATCTTCGTGTTCGTGCAGCCGCCTGGGGCAGATGGTGAAGAGGCCATGGGAGGCGAGGAACTGGAGAAGCAGCGCGAAGAGCGGCATCGGGCTCGGCAGCGTGGTGAGGGTGGCATAGGGCTTGGCTCGGGAAGCACCAAGTTGATCTGCGGCACGGCGCCCGGAGTGCCGCCGTTTGTGAACCCCGAGGGAATGTGCTTTTTCATACCCAAGGGTTCGAAGTTGATTTTTCAGATGCACTACACGCCCAACGGCAGCGAGACGCTGGATCGGAGTTGCGTGGGGCTGAAGTTCGCCGATCCCAAGGATGTGCGGGCGGAGATCGAAATGGATATGGCGATCAACTTCGCCTTCCAGATTCCGGCGGGGGCGGACAACCATCCGGTGGAAAGCACGCACAAGTTCGATCGCGCCACTGAGATTCTGTCGTTGACGCCGCACATGCACTTGCGCGGCAAGTCGTTCCGGTACGATTTGGTATATGCCGACGGCACGCGCAAGACGCTGATGGAGGTGCCGCGTTACGACTTTAATTGGCAGATCACCTACCAGTTGGCCGAGCCCGTGCTGGCCCCGGCGGGATCGCGATTGGAGTGCTTGGCGCACTTCGACAACTCGGAGGAGAACCTGGCAAATCCCGATCCCACCAAGCCGGTGCGTTGGGGAGACCAGACGTGGGAAGAGATGATGATCGGCTGGTTCGCCAAGAGCGCCGATCTCGATTTTGATTCGATGGCGCCCGATAAGACGCGCACCGCCGGGTTCTTGAAAGAGGCGGCTGGCGGCAAATTGAAAGTAAGCAAGCGCATTGGCAAGGTGGCGGCGCGAGCGCTGGACTCGGACAAAACGTTTGGCATTCTCTATCGGCTATTGGGGGGATTGGTCCCGCAGGTCGATCGGATGGATGTCAGCGTGACCGATGGCGACACGCTGCGATTTTTGGCCGTGAATCAGCCGCCATTAGTTGGCTCGAAGGTTGGCGGACAAGAAGCGGAGATCACTGGCGAGAAGTTGGCGCTGGCCGAATACGCTCGCGCCAAGGCGCCAGTGGTTCACAATGAGCTAAGCGCGTCGTTGCCGCAGGCGGACCTATCGACCATGGCGCGGGCGCTGCGTTCCAGCGCGCATGTGCCAGTGACGATCGATGGTCGAGCGGCGGTGGTGAGCTTTTGGAGTCGCGAGCGGAACGCGTTTCCGCCCGAGGCGATGGAGCTATTGGTTCAAGTGGCGGAGCAGATCGGTCGTC